GGGAGTGTCCGACTACTCCACGGAAAGCCTCGGGGTCGCCGGACGCCGTCGTCTTCCGGGATGACGAGAGAGCAAAGCTCTCTCGATCCACTTGACCCCGAGGCGGTTCACCGTTGTTCGCTCTCGGCGGTAACAGCAATTCAGTGGAAGACCTGCCAGTTCCTACCGGAGAGACTTCTCAACAAAGACAGACGCCGTCTTCACGAATCTGGTCGACCGTGAAGTCGTGGATGGCTTCCGCGAGCGCCGCCATCGCGTCCTCTTTCTGCGCAGTCGGCACCTGGCCGCCGTAGTAGTGTTCCGTTCGGTTAGACCGATACAGCGATCGCAGTGAGTCCGCGGTATCTGTCTCGAGTAGCCCGACCTGGACGATCCGATCGTAGACCGTCGTGTGGTCCATGAAGTCCTCGAGCGAGTCGTTCGTCGCCCAGAGCAGGTATCCCTCGAGCGTCCGCTCGATGGCTCCGAAGGAGAGTTCGACGACGGCGCCGTTGAATCCGTCCTGGCTCCGGAGCGTCCTGACCGCTTCCAGGTATCGACAGCCCTTCGTAAGTTGCACCTTCCACTCCTCGCCCTGGTCGATACCCGCTTCGAAGTCGGGCTGACCGAATCCGGCATACTCGAAGGCGTCCTCCGCCTGTTCGATCGCCGTCGTGACTGCTGTCGGGTCGCTACTCATCCGTCTGCTGGTGCGTCAGAATATTCTGCAGCGTCTGGAACGCTTCAGTCTCATAGACGGTAATCCCGGACACGACGATCTCTCGAATGTCGTCCGTGAAGGCGGGGATCGAGTCGACTGACTCGACGGCGATGTGAAACGCGTATCGCTCCCCGCCGAATCGTCGCTCTTCGAGTTCGTCCGCGATCCGGTTCACTGCCCGTTGCGCGGCAGCCCTGCTCTCGTCGACGGCTACCCACAGGTCGATGTCACTGCGACGGTCGGCCTCCCCGCGAGCGACGCTTCCGTAGAGAACGATTCCGAGCACCTCGTCGAGATCGGATTGCAGTCGATCGACCGCAGCCTTCACCGGTTCGTGGTACTCTTCCTGCGGAACTCGAAGTAGTGGATCGTCCGGGACTGCAAGCCTGGTACGGTTGATCTGAACCGGTTTCCTGTTCCCTTCGGGCTTGTACTCCACGAGGTCGTTCTCTGCGAGCACGTCTACTGCTCTCCTGATCGTCATCTCCGAGTGGTCGATCCACTCTTCGAGCTCTCTCGGCGTGAAGGACTCGTATCGATGCCGAGATAAAAACGACAGGATGTCGTCAGTGGCGTCGGATCCGTACAGACCGGGTTCGTTAGCCGGAACAGGGACCTGTATCGATATTCCCGAGGACGTATTCGACCGCACATTCTGGGGCATACCACAGATTTCGAGGCGTTAATATATAAGCTTTATATTGATACCGGCGACCTCTTTATATACTACTCCAACGTGGTCCGACTGGATCGGTCAACGCACTCCCTGCTCCGTCCCACTCGTCCACTCAGAGCACGAACGGCCCGCGCTGGCGGACAGGCTCACCGTGGGGACGGCCGGCGACGGCGACGGCGCGGAGGTCGCCGTCGCTCCGGACCTCGACGGACCGGGCGTCCGTGACCGGGAGGACGTCTCCCTCGGAGAAGGCCGCGCCGTCGGCCGTCCCCTCGCCCGACACGCCGTAGAGGAACCCGGACCAGCCGTCGGGGAGCGACCAGGTCCACGCGCCGTCGACGGCGACGTCGAGGTACTCCGTCGGCGTGTGGAGGGCGATCGGCGACCCCTCGCCGACGACGGTCGTCACGGTCGCGCCGTCGCGCTCTTCGGTCGGGAGCTCTGCGGCCGCCGCGTCCTCGTAGTCCGGATCGACCTCCTTGCGGTCCCGCGGGAGATTGAGCCACAGCTGGAGTCCGTTACAGCCCTCGTCGCCGGCGGGGAACTCCGAGTGTCGGATCCCGGCACCCGCGGTGATCCGCATGACTTCGCCCTCGCGGGCGGTGTTGGTCACCCCGAGGGAGTCCTCGTGGTCCATCCCGCCTTCGAGCATGTACGAGACGATCTCGAACCCGCGGTGGGGATGGGTCGGGAACCCCTCGCCGGGCTCGATGTAGAACCGCTCGAACAGGACGAACGGGTCGAGGCTCGACGGGTAGCTGTTCGTCGGGAACGCCCGATTCGAGGTCACGCCGGTCCCGTGCTGGACGGGCTCGCCGGCTATCGGCCCCCCGGGAGCCCCGCTCGTCTCGTCGGATGCCATGGCAGACGGGACGTGACTGCCGCTGAAAAGGGAAGCGCCTCCGGAAACCGCGAGCTTTCATCGATAGTGATGGGACGCCTCCGGGACGGGAGACGACATCACGAGCAGGCGAGCTGCGTGGAGACACGAGCGACACTCCGGTGACAAACCACTTGTAGAACCGTTGCAGGGACCGACGTCGGGCGGTATATTTTTCCCTCTAGGGTAACTCCTGGCGTACCGTGAGTGATCCCACACCAGTTCCGATCGGACTCGCAGAGCCCGAGCACGGAGAGGGAGTTGATCCTCGCCCCCTGCGCGGTCAACACTGCGTCAATTGCGGGTACGACATGTTCTGGGGAGCAATGGCGTTCAGTTCGGAACCGGAACCGACCGAACCGGCAACGGGAGACTGTCCGAAGTGCGGGGCGAGATACGAACTCTTCGCCGTTGCTCTGCCCGAGGACCGCGACGAGTAGTCGGACGGGAGCGTAGACGTCTATCTACTTTGTTTGGATTTTACAACAAAATTATAACTTATGCTTCCGGATTCATCATATTTTTCTAAGACCTCTTCAATCGGGATCACATGAGACGCGATGGTAGCCGATTCGGTCTCGCTACAGGTGGGATGGCCCTGTTCGCGTCCCTCGAGCTCGCCCTGCGGTCGCTCTCTGACGTCGTTCCGCTAGTCGATCTGATGGGGACGGTGCTGTCACTCGCTGTGCCACTCGCCAGTGACCAGCCGACACTGACGTGGATGGTCGGGTGGTTCTTCCTCGCGACTCTCACGTACAAGACGTATCGGCGTGTCGACGAGCTTCGCGGCGCGTCGGTTTCACTTCGGAAGTACGAGTGCTTCGCAGCGGCACTCGTCGCGACGGCGGTCGGCGTCACGGTCAAACAGCAGATCTTCACGGGGACGTTCGACCACGGGTCGATCCCGTCGCCGTTCGCGGAGAACGCCGCGTTCCTGCTCCTCGGTGCCGTCGGGCTCCGGTACGCGCTGATGCGGGACCGGTTCGTCGACGACGTCCTCCTGGCCGTCGTGCTCGGGCCCGCGATGGCGATCACTGCGACGCTGTATCCACTCCCCGAAGTCGCGGTCGTCGTCTGGGTTATCGGAGCGATCGGGGTCAATACGGTCCCGTTCGGCCCGCAGCTCGAGAAGATCCTCAACGACCCGATCGAGCGGTTGATGATCGGTATCGCAGCCGCGAAGTCGGGAGCGACGGGTCTGGTTACGTCGCTGTACGTCTTTTCGGGGCTGATCTTTTCGCTGGCTGCGATTATCGACTCCGGTGGCACGACGCGGGGCAACATTCTCACGCTCGTTCAGAGCGCAGCCGCGGGCGGTCAATCCGGAGCGTTCGTGACCACAGCGCTCTCCACAGAACTCTTCCTGTTTTTCGTCATGTTCTTGCCGGCGATTTACGGCGTCTGGTACTGGCTCCGGATAGTCGAGCGGTTACCCTTCGACCTGGGATTCGTAACGCCGTCCTCGGAAGGGACGTGGCTCGAGGCGGGCAACGACGGGCCACAGATCGACCACCTGGAGTACCGCGCTATCCCGCCCGGCTACGGGCTTCCGATAGCGCTCCTGTACGCTCCGCTGATCGTGTACGTGAACGTGTTCGGGTCTGTCTCGGACGGTGTCCCGCTGGGATATCTCGCCGCGACGGCCTGTCTGGCGCTGATCGCGATCGGTACCGTGATTGCGACGCGACGGAGCGACCCGCAGTCGCAGGACGTCGACGTGACGCGGCTCGCGCCGAAAGCGCTCGCGCTTCAGGCGGCCGTGATCGCGATCGCGGCAGAAGGACCTGTCCCACAGGCCGTTCACAGTTTGCTGACTCTGTCCTCACTCGGTGGTCTCGAAGGGAGCGTGCTGTCGGCAATTGCCACGACCGTGATCTTCGCGGGCGGCGTGTACGTCCCGTCCTACATTCCGTCGCTGCTGGAGACGAATCCGACGCTGGGGGTGAGCATCTCGGCGGTCGTCGTCGGTTTCCTGATCGGACTGTTCGGAGGCGGCATCCAGTTTATCGAAGCGATCGGCGGTCTCGTCATGATCGCCGGCCTCCTCGGTTCCGCGTTCGGCCTTTGGGAGGAGATCGAGGACTTCGTCGCGACCGACTGATACCGTTTCCATCCGGTGGTCTCTCTGACCGAAATCGGATCCGGTCAGCCGCGTTCTCGGACAGGCGAGCGCTATCGAGGTCGATAGCACGGACGGGGTCAGAGGCTTTACCACGGAGTCCCAGAAGGGGGTACGGATCATGCCAGCGACGCTCCGCTGTTCGGTCTGCGAATCTGAGTACGAGGACCGGTGGCGCTGTACCTGCGGCAGCCCGCTCGACTACGCGAACCCGTCGCGCCCGGACGGCCCGCCGCCCGCGCTCACTGTCAGCGACGTGGGCGACGGCCTGTGGGCGTTCGACGACTTCCTCCCGATGGACGCGCACGCGACGCTCGGCGAGGGGTTCACGCCCCTCGTCGACGCGCCCGACTGGGACGCCGCGTTCAAACTCGAGTACGTCTCTCCGACGGGGAGCTTCAAGGACCGCGGCGCGGCGACGACCGTCTCACGGGCCGTCGAGTGCGGCGCCGAGACGGTCGTCGACGACTCGTCGGGGAACGCCGGAGCGGCCCTGGCCACCTACGCGGCGCGGGCCGGCGTCGACGCGGAGGTGTACGTCCCCGCGTCGGTGAAAGACGCCAAGCTCCGGGCGATCCGACGTGCGGGCGCGACGCCCGTGCGCGTGGAGGGGTCCCGGCAGGACGTGACCGACGCCTGCGTCGCCGCCGTCGAGGACGGCGACGCGTGGTACGCCTCCCACGCGTGGAACCCCGCCTTCTTCGCCGGGACCGCCACGTTCGCCTACGAGGTCGCCGCGCAGCGAGGCTGGCAGGCACCCGACGCCGTCGTCGTCCCGCTGGGCCACGGGACGCTGTTCCTGGGCGCGTATCGCGGCTTCCGCGCGCTCCGCGAGGCCGGCTGGACGGACTCGATGCCCCGGCTGCTCGGCGTGCAAGCGGCGAGTCAGTCGCCGATCGCCGACGAGTTACACGGGGGCCGGACGGGCGAGAACGACGTCGCCGACGGCATCCAGATCGCGAACCCGGCCCGGAGGGACCAGATCCTCGACGCCGTCGCGGCGACCGACGGGGACGCCATCGCCGTCGACGCCGCGGCGACGGAGGCCGAACTCGAATCGCTGCACCGGCGCGGCCTCTACGTGGAACCGACGTCGGCGGTCGCTCCCGCGGCGCTGCGCGCGTACCGGGACAGCGGCCTCGTCGACGACGATGACGACGTCGTGGTGGCGCTCTCGGGGAGCGGGCTCAAGACGTAGCCGTTCGGGGAGCGGGACGCGCAGTCTGCCCCGTCGATGCGGGAAAGAATGCGACGGCGTCGCGTCCCGCCCGGCCGCCGCGACCGGCACCGCGTCACACCGTCTGGCCGCCGTCGACGACCATGGGGTGCCCGAGCACGAAGGAGGCGGCGTCCGAACGCAGCCACAGGACGGCCTCGGCGATCTCCCCGGGCTCGTCCATCCGGCCGATCGGCTCCCGGTCGATCACCTCCTGGCGGCCGTCCTCGGTACCACCGGTGAAGGTGTCCTTCATCGACGTGTCCGACACCTCGCGCTCGTCGTCGCGGGTGCCGACAACTCCGACGGCCTCGCGAGCGGAGTGGAAGCGATACGGATCACGCGGTCGGTTGGTTTTCGCCGGATCGACCGTCCGCCGAGACCAGCAGTCCGAGCGCCGCACCGCCGAACCCGAGGGCGGCGATGCCGTCGGCGAGGTCGACTGTGGCGACCGTGACCATCGCGAACCCGATGCCGCCCAGCGACTGGATCGCGAGGAGGATCCACGGCCGGGTCGTGACCCCGTAGACGAGGTTCGGGGTCGTGAGGATCGCCCCGCCGCCGACGAGCAACACCCCGTCGAAACCGGGCCGGCCGCTCGCGCGTTCGGGACATCCCCGTTTCTTATGGGTTCTGCGGGCGTCAGCCAGGACGATGGACTACGAACTCGACGACGTCGACAGGGAGATTCTCCACGCGCTCCAGGAGGACGCTCGCAACCTCTCGTCGGGCGAGATAGCGGAGCGGACCGAAGCCTCGTCGAGTACGGTGCGCAAGCGGATCCAGCGGCTGGAGTCGGAGGAGGTTATCAAGGGCTACAGCGCCGACATCGACTACCAGGAGTCGGGCTACCCGCTCCGGATGCTCCTGTTCTGCACCGCGCCGATCCCGGAGCGGGGCGCTCTCCTCGGGGACATCCTCGAGATATCGGGCGTCGTCTCGGTCCAGGAACTGGTGACCGGCGACGAGAACCTCCTGGTGACCGTCGTCGGCGAGCACGACGAGGACATCACGTCGGTCGCGCAGGAACTGCTGGACATGGGCGTCACCGTCGCCGACGAGGTCCTCGTCCGGAGCCACGAGACCACGCCGTTCGGCGGATTTTCTTCGGACGAGGAGTGACCGGCGGGAGCGGCCGGCGGTCCGCGGGCGCACGCGCCGAGACCTGGAACTGCTGATCGCGATCGTTCAGCCGCTGCTGTGGACGGCGGACCCTGGCCCTGCGACTGACCGGGCCTCGCAGTCGACGACCGGACGGGCTGACCCGCCGCCAGGTTTGCTACCCGATACCATAATGTTCTTTCGCACGATTCTATCGAACGTTTTGATCGAACAGAAAGCATTATAACCAGTTCGTTCGCTACACTGGGTTGAAGCGACCACTCCGTGATGGGGTCGCCGACCCACACGACCGGCGACGAACGCCCGTCCGGGACGAGACCTCACGATGACCGACAACACACGTCCGAACGACGCCGTACCGCTCTCGGAAGCGACGACATCGTCGAGCCCGTTCGTCCCGCGAGCGTCGACGTGGCTGGTCTGGGGCCTGTTCCTGCTGGCCGCGGGGCTGCTCGCCGTGACGACGGCGGGCGGATACGAGCTGACGGTCCCCGGACCGTTCGCCGTCGACGGGCTGACGGTGCTCATGTGGACCGTTGTAACCTTCTTCAGCGGCATCGTCCACAGCTACTCCCGCCGCTACATGGCCGGCGACGAGCGCGTCGAGGGATTCTTCGCCCGCGTGCTCGGGTTCACGCTCGCGGTGATGACGATGGCCGCGGCCGACCACCTCGCGCTGTTCGTGGCCGCGTGGCTGGCGATGGGCCTGCTGATGGCGTCGCTCATCGGCCACGACCGCGAGTGGCACCAGGCCAGGGCCGCCGCGGGGCTCGCGCGCCGGTACTTCGTCGCCTCCAGCGCGCTCCTCGCCGTCGCGGCGGCGATCCTGGCGTGGGCGACGGGCACCGCGACGATCACCGGAGTTCTCGGTAGCGTCGACGGGATTCCGACCGCGGCCGCGCTCACGGCCGCCGGCTGTCTGGTCCTCGCGGCGATGATCCAGTCGGCGCTCCTGCCCTTCCACCGCTGGCTGCTGTCCTCGATGACCGCGCCCACGACGGCGTCCGCGCTGATGCACGCCGGGTTCGTCAACGCGGGCGGCGTCCTCCTGACCCGGTTCGCGCCGCTGTTCGCCGACCGGGTCGCCGTCATGTCTGCCGTCGTCGCCGTCGGCGCGGTCAGCGCGCTCGCCGGCCAGGCGATGCTGCTCGTCCAGACGGACGTCAAGCGCAAGCTCGGGACCTCCACCGTCGCCCAGATGGGCTTCATGATCCTGCAGGCCGGGCTGGGCTTCTTCGCCGCCGCGATCACGCACCTCGTCCTCCACGGGTTCTACAAGGCGTACCTGTTCCTCTCTTCGGGCGCGGCCGTCGAGCAGACCGCACCGAAGGGGAGCTACGGCGACGGAGGCGGCCTCGCGACGCTGGCCGTCGCGGGCCTGACCGCGATCGGCGGCGGCGCGCTGTTCGCCGCCCTCACTGGGAAGGGGATCGCGTTCGACGGCGGCGTCGCCCTGACGTTCGACAGCGGCGTGGTCCTGACGCTCGTCGTCGTCGTGACGACGCTGCACGCGGCGCGGGACGTCCTTCGCCGGACGAAGCTGTCGCCGATCGTCAGGCTCGCCGCGACGCCGCTGCTCGTCCTGACCGCCATCGGCGTCTACGGCCTGCTGTTCGAGGCGATCTCGACGGTGATGGCCGACGTCCCGATGTACTCGTCACCGACCGAACTGACCGCCGTCCACGGCGCCGTCGCCGCCCTGTTCGTCGCCGGCTACGCGGTGACGGACCTCGGCTGGCACCGGTCCAGCCGGCGGCTCTACGTGACGCTTCTGAACCTCTCGCAGCCGGATTCGGACACCGTTCTCACCCGCAAGGAGGACTACAATGACGCGTAACGCCCACCTCGACGACCGCATCGATCGCGCAGCCGAGACGGTCGGCACGGTCTGGCCGCTGCACTCCTTCGTCACGGCCAACCCGCTTGCCGGACTCGAGGACCGGCCGTTCCACCGTGCCGCCGCGGAGGCCGAGCAGTTGTTCGGCGGCCGGGGCTATCCGCACCCATCGGTCTTCCGCCGGGCCTGGGAGAACGGCCAGATCGACCCCGAGGTGCTGCGCGAGGAACTCGACGCCCGCGGCGTCGACGGCGAGCCCGAGGCCCTCCTGGACGAGATGGCCGCGGACGAGGCCGAGGCCGACGACGCCGGCTCCGACTCGCCGGCCGACGAGCTCGACCGCGTACTCTCGAAGTGGCTGGCCGCCTTCCTCGATCAGGGCCAGGCCGAGTGGGCGATGCCCGACCGCGAGGCGGGGTTCTACGCCGCCTGGCGCGCTGTCGCGCCGCACGACGGCGACGTCCCGGGCTGCGAGCGGGCGTCCGAGCTCCCCGATACCGCGACGGCGGCGCTGGAGGCGGCCGTCGACGGGATCCCCGAGGACCGCTGGGGGGACGTCTTCGAGCACCACCTCGCCGCGCTGCCCGGCTGGACCGGCCTCGTCAAGCAACGGGAGGACGCGGACGCCGACCCGTGGCAGGGCGAGTTCCCGATCTCGCTGCGCGAGTACCTGGCGGTGCGGCTGACGCTGGCCGACAAGCTCGGTGCGCCGATCGACCCCGGGGAGACCCCCGGCGAGAGCGACGACGCTGACGCCGACGAGGTGCCCCTCGAAGAGGTCTGGCTGAGCGCGTGGGAGAAGAGCTACCGCGACCGGCTCGTCGACGGCCTCGACGACGACGTCGAGGCGTCCTCGGCGGGCACGGACGGGTCGCGCCCGGCCGCCCAGCTCGTGTTCTGCATCGACACGCGCTCGGAGATCGTCCGCCGGCACATCGAAGACGCGGGGCCCTACGACACGCACGGCTACGCCGGCTTCTTCGGCGTCCCGATGCGCTACGAGGGCTACGAGTCGGACGTGGCCGTCGACGCCTGCCCGCCCATCGTCGACCCGGAGCATCGGGTCGCCGACCGGCCGGCCGAGGACTGCCGGGACGACGCGTCGGCGTACGACGGCTGGCGCCACCTGGTCTCCGCGGGGCGCAAGCACCTCAAGTCGCTCAAGACCGACGTGGCCGCGGCCTTCACCTTCGTCGAGGGCGCCGGGAGCGCCTACGGCGCCGCGATGGCCGGCCGGACGCTGCTGCCCGCCGCCGTCCACGACCTCGCCGACGCCGTCGACGAGCGGACGCCCGATTCCCACGAGTTCTGCTCGCCGACGGTCGAGCGCGAGGGCGAGGCGCACGCCAACGGCGGCCTCCCGCGGGGGATGACCCTCGACGAGAAGGCGGGCTACGCCGAGGCCGCCTTCGACCTCATGGGCTGGGAGTCGTTCGCCCGCCTGGTCGTCTTCACGGGCCACGCGAGCGAGACGACGAACAACCCGTTCGAGTCGAGCCTCGACTGCGGCGCCTGCGCCGGCAACCCCGGCGGGCCCAGCGCCCGCGTGCTCGCCGAGATCTGCAACGACCCCGCGGTCCGGTCGGAACTCCGTGACCGCGGGCACGAGATTCCGGCGGACACCGTCTTCCTCGCCGCCGAACACAACACGACGACCGACGAGATCGCGCTGTTCGACGGCGACGTGCCCGAGAGCCACGCCGAGGACGTCGAGCGCCTCCGCGAGGACCTGGCCGAGGCCCGCGCCGCCGCGGCGGCCGAGCGCACCGAGTCGATGCGGACCGGCCGCGACGACGGCGTCCGCGAGACGGAGCGCCGGGCCGCCGACTGGGCCGAGACCCGCCCCGAGTGGGGGCTGGCCGGCAACGCCTCGTTCGTCATCGGCCCGCGCGAACTGACCGAGGACCGCGACCTCGACGGCCGCGCGTTCCTGCACTCCTACGACTGGAGCACGGACCCCGACGGCGACGCGCTGGAGGCCATCGTGACGGGGCCGCTCGTCGTCACGCAGTGGATCAACAACCAGTACTACTTCGCCACCGTCGACAACGCCGTCTACGGCAGCGGCTCGAAGGTCACCCAGAACCCCGTCGGCAACGTCGGCGTCTACCAGGGCAACGGCGGCGACGTCATGACCGGGCTGCCCCTCCAGTCGCTCAAGGTCGACGACGACCAGCCCTACCACCAGCCGCTCCGCCTGACCGCGGTCGTCCACGCGCCGGTCGATCGGGTCACCGAGATCCTCGGCCGCCACGAGGAGGTCGCTCAACTGTTCGACAACGGCTGGATGCGCCTGACCGTCGTCGACCCCGAGCGGGGCAACGAGCCAGTCCACTACCAGGGCGACCTGGAGTGGGACGCCGCGCCGCAGAAGGTGGCCGCGCTCGCGGACTGAGGTCGCTGTACTTCCGGGGTGCGGATCGGCGACGTCGTCGGGCACCAGAGGGGCG
This genomic interval from Halomicrobium urmianum contains the following:
- a CDS encoding nucleotidyltransferase domain-containing protein — translated: MPQNVRSNTSSGISIQVPVPANEPGLYGSDATDDILSFLSRHRYESFTPRELEEWIDHSEMTIRRAVDVLAENDLVEYKPEGNRKPVQINRTRLAVPDDPLLRVPQEEYHEPVKAAVDRLQSDLDEVLGIVLYGSVARGEADRRSDIDLWVAVDESRAAAQRAVNRIADELEERRFGGERYAFHIAVESVDSIPAFTDDIREIVVSGITVYETEAFQTLQNILTHQQTDE
- a CDS encoding DUF2309 domain-containing protein, whose translation is MTRNAHLDDRIDRAAETVGTVWPLHSFVTANPLAGLEDRPFHRAAAEAEQLFGGRGYPHPSVFRRAWENGQIDPEVLREELDARGVDGEPEALLDEMAADEAEADDAGSDSPADELDRVLSKWLAAFLDQGQAEWAMPDREAGFYAAWRAVAPHDGDVPGCERASELPDTATAALEAAVDGIPEDRWGDVFEHHLAALPGWTGLVKQREDADADPWQGEFPISLREYLAVRLTLADKLGAPIDPGETPGESDDADADEVPLEEVWLSAWEKSYRDRLVDGLDDDVEASSAGTDGSRPAAQLVFCIDTRSEIVRRHIEDAGPYDTHGYAGFFGVPMRYEGYESDVAVDACPPIVDPEHRVADRPAEDCRDDASAYDGWRHLVSAGRKHLKSLKTDVAAAFTFVEGAGSAYGAAMAGRTLLPAAVHDLADAVDERTPDSHEFCSPTVEREGEAHANGGLPRGMTLDEKAGYAEAAFDLMGWESFARLVVFTGHASETTNNPFESSLDCGACAGNPGGPSARVLAEICNDPAVRSELRDRGHEIPADTVFLAAEHNTTTDEIALFDGDVPESHAEDVERLREDLAEARAAAAAERTESMRTGRDDGVRETERRAADWAETRPEWGLAGNASFVIGPRELTEDRDLDGRAFLHSYDWSTDPDGDALEAIVTGPLVVTQWINNQYYFATVDNAVYGSGSKVTQNPVGNVGVYQGNGGDVMTGLPLQSLKVDDDQPYHQPLRLTAVVHAPVDRVTEILGRHEEVAQLFDNGWMRLTVVDPERGNEPVHYQGDLEWDAAPQKVAALAD
- a CDS encoding pirin family protein, with amino-acid sequence MASDETSGAPGGPIAGEPVQHGTGVTSNRAFPTNSYPSSLDPFVLFERFYIEPGEGFPTHPHRGFEIVSYMLEGGMDHEDSLGVTNTAREGEVMRITAGAGIRHSEFPAGDEGCNGLQLWLNLPRDRKEVDPDYEDAAAAELPTEERDGATVTTVVGEGSPIALHTPTEYLDVAVDGAWTWSLPDGWSGFLYGVSGEGTADGAAFSEGDVLPVTDARSVEVRSDGDLRAVAVAGRPHGEPVRQRGPFVL
- a CDS encoding DNA-binding protein, with translation MSSDPTAVTTAIEQAEDAFEYAGFGQPDFEAGIDQGEEWKVQLTKGCRYLEAVRTLRSQDGFNGAVVELSFGAIERTLEGYLLWATNDSLEDFMDHTTVYDRIVQVGLLETDTADSLRSLYRSNRTEHYYGGQVPTAQKEDAMAALAEAIHDFTVDQIREDGVCLC
- a CDS encoding Lrp/AsnC family transcriptional regulator; this translates as MDYELDDVDREILHALQEDARNLSSGEIAERTEASSSTVRKRIQRLESEEVIKGYSADIDYQESGYPLRMLLFCTAPIPERGALLGDILEISGVVSVQELVTGDENLLVTVVGEHDEDITSVAQELLDMGVTVADEVLVRSHETTPFGGFSSDEE
- a CDS encoding SDR family oxidoreductase, whose protein sequence is MKDTFTGGTEDGRQEVIDREPIGRMDEPGEIAEAVLWLRSDAASFVLGHPMVVDGGQTV
- a CDS encoding pyridoxal-phosphate dependent enzyme, translating into MPATLRCSVCESEYEDRWRCTCGSPLDYANPSRPDGPPPALTVSDVGDGLWAFDDFLPMDAHATLGEGFTPLVDAPDWDAAFKLEYVSPTGSFKDRGAATTVSRAVECGAETVVDDSSGNAGAALATYAARAGVDAEVYVPASVKDAKLRAIRRAGATPVRVEGSRQDVTDACVAAVEDGDAWYASHAWNPAFFAGTATFAYEVAAQRGWQAPDAVVVPLGHGTLFLGAYRGFRALREAGWTDSMPRLLGVQAASQSPIADELHGGRTGENDVADGIQIANPARRDQILDAVAATDGDAIAVDAAATEAELESLHRRGLYVEPTSAVAPAALRAYRDSGLVDDDDDVVVALSGSGLKT
- a CDS encoding proton-conducting transporter transmembrane domain-containing protein encodes the protein MTDNTRPNDAVPLSEATTSSSPFVPRASTWLVWGLFLLAAGLLAVTTAGGYELTVPGPFAVDGLTVLMWTVVTFFSGIVHSYSRRYMAGDERVEGFFARVLGFTLAVMTMAAADHLALFVAAWLAMGLLMASLIGHDREWHQARAAAGLARRYFVASSALLAVAAAILAWATGTATITGVLGSVDGIPTAAALTAAGCLVLAAMIQSALLPFHRWLLSSMTAPTTASALMHAGFVNAGGVLLTRFAPLFADRVAVMSAVVAVGAVSALAGQAMLLVQTDVKRKLGTSTVAQMGFMILQAGLGFFAAAITHLVLHGFYKAYLFLSSGAAVEQTAPKGSYGDGGGLATLAVAGLTAIGGGALFAALTGKGIAFDGGVALTFDSGVVLTLVVVVTTLHAARDVLRRTKLSPIVRLAATPLLVLTAIGVYGLLFEAISTVMADVPMYSSPTELTAVHGAVAALFVAGYAVTDLGWHRSSRRLYVTLLNLSQPDSDTVLTRKEDYNDA